A single genomic interval of Osmia lignaria lignaria isolate PbOS001 chromosome 9, iyOsmLign1, whole genome shotgun sequence harbors:
- the LOC117608698 gene encoding RING finger and SPRY domain-containing protein 1 — protein MGNCLCKDPLEDFDIYRGQNHAGTENTVLPESGVDTVASGDVTSTPFKFPTSANIDKLVLETLGVIGSLVDNEQEPPPAMLKLHAIADKEDGWIQVVSSMVNVIPMHNPLGPSVITLLLDDCPLPSKESVLRLSHMFQLSQKLGNIQTSATQQRNICVVLGCIAEKLAGPSSIAILSEATLDYLISNLKENIDAYVVLYSLIALEKFAQTSENKVTIKKRLMAEKPNPLLELEKWATETHYVRRQVGFCAQWCLDNLFLMEGRKYSHDAVDMSGINVMLNTKDVSEYLKISPNGLEARCDAYSFESVRCTFQVDSGIWYYETLVITTGVMQIGWATKDSTFLNHEGYGIGDDEFSLAYDGCRRLIWYNAKSEKYHEKPCWKAGDILGCLLDLNKLEIIFSINGVPLKPCVQVFKTVRSGFFAAASFMSFQQCLFNFGNVPFKYPPTDREYKKFNDFASLKPEDKVVLPRHIYLDQLRKLSVREDSCTLCFDQRASVRLLPCNHRGFCQTCSNQLVECPMCRATIEEVALDNT, from the exons ATGGGCAATTGTTTGTGTAAAGATCCACTAGAAGATTTTGATATATATAGAGGACAAAATCATGCAGGAACTGAAAATACTGTATTACCAGAATCAGGTGTAGATACAGTTGCATCTGGTGATGTAACTTCTACACCTTTCAAATTTCCAACTTCAGCCAATATTGATAAGTTAGTACTTGAAACTCTTGGAGTTATTGGTTCTCTTGTTGATAA TGAACAAGAGCCACCACCTGCAATGTTAAAATTACATGCAATTGCTGATAAAGAAGATGGATGGATCCAAGTTGTCAGTTCTATGGTTAATGTTATTCCTATGCATAACCCATTAGGTCCTTCTGTTATTACACTTTTATTAGATGATTGTCCACTACCTTCAAAG GAATCAGTTCTACGGTTGTCACACATGTTTCAATTATCCCAAAAACTTGGGAATATACAAACAAGTGCAACTCAACAACGCAATATTTGTGTAGTACTGGGTTGTATAGCAGAAAAACTAGCTGGCCCAAGTAGTATTGCTATACTATCAGAGGCAACTTTGGATTATCTTATTTCAAATCTT aaagaaaatattgatgCTTATGTGGTTCTGTATTCATTGATAGCTTTGGAAAAATTTGCACAGACAA gtgaaaataaagtaactataaaaAAACGATTAATGGCAGAAAAACCAAATCCATTATTAGAATTGGAAAAATGGGCAACAGAAACTCATTATGTACGTAGACAAGTAGGTTTCTGTGCACAGTGGTGTCTAGATAACTTGT TTTTAATGGAAGGTAGGAAATATTCACATGATGCAGTTGATATGAGTGGTATTAATGTTATGTTAAACACAAAAGATGTAAGTGAGTACCTGAAAATATCACCCAATGGTTTGGAG GCGCGGTGCGACGCGTACTCGTTTGAAAGCGTAAGGTGTACATTTCAAGTAGATTCAGGAATATGGTATTATGAAACACTTGTCATAACTACAGGTGTAATGCAAATTGGTTGGGCTACAAAAGACAGCACGTTTTTAAATCAT gaAGGATATGGTATAGGCGATGATGAATTTTCTTTGGCTTATGACGGCTGTCGTAGGTTGATATGGTACAAtgcaaaaagtgaaaaataccACGAAAAACCATGTTGGAAGGCCGGAGATATTTTGGGTTGTTTATTAGACTTGAACAAATTAGAAATCATATTCTCCATAAATGGTGTCCCACTCAAACCTTGTGTTCAAGTTTTCAAAACCGTGAG GTCTGGATTTTTTGCAGCGGCTAGTTTCATGTCATTCCAACAATGCCTTTTTAATTTCGGAAATgtaccttttaaatatccccCTACTGATCGTGAATATAAGAAATTCAATGATTTCGCTTCTTTGAAGCCTGAAGATAAGGTTGTGCTTCCTAGACACATATATTTAGACCAACTGAGGAAACTTAGCGTTAGAGAAGATTCGTGTACATTGTGTTTTGACCAAAGAGCATCAGTGAGATTGTTACCGTGCAATCACAG AGGATTTTGCCAGACGTGTTCGAATCAGTTGGTAGAGTGTCCAATGTGCAGGGCTACAATTGAAGAAGTAGCTCTAGATAACACATGA